From one Planktothrix agardhii NIES-204 genomic stretch:
- a CDS encoding Sec-independent protein translocase, TatC subunit — protein sequence MTPASNSETPESNSNLNPVLPENPEQNSSSPISNLDDISEDIDLSTELGEEKENQLSSESQIPQPEFYLPVSQATTDEGDEIPDEVEMGFFDHLEELRQRIFYVLIAVFIAIIGCFAFVNPIVQLLQRPASGIKFVQLAPGEYFFVSLKVAGYSGLVVATPFILYQITMFVLPGLTRKERRLLVPTLLGSSVLFLLGLGFAYIALIPAALNFFVSYGADVVEQFFSIEKYFEFVLVLLFCTGIAFQIPVIQAILGGLKIVSSQQMLSGWRYVILGGAVLGAVLTPSTDPLTQSLLAGAILGLYFGGIGIVKMIENTSKPSQNQ from the coding sequence ATGACACCTGCTTCAAATTCGGAGACACCGGAATCTAACTCCAACTTAAACCCCGTTTTACCGGAAAATCCCGAACAAAATTCTTCCTCTCCTATCTCTAATCTTGATGATATTTCTGAGGATATTGACTTATCGACTGAATTAGGAGAAGAAAAGGAAAATCAGTTATCTTCTGAAAGCCAAATCCCTCAACCTGAGTTTTATCTTCCTGTGAGTCAAGCTACAACCGATGAAGGTGATGAAATTCCCGATGAAGTTGAGATGGGTTTTTTCGACCATTTAGAGGAATTAAGACAACGAATTTTTTATGTTTTGATTGCGGTATTTATTGCGATTATTGGTTGCTTTGCTTTTGTTAATCCGATTGTACAATTATTACAACGTCCCGCATCGGGGATTAAATTTGTTCAACTTGCCCCCGGAGAATATTTCTTTGTTTCCTTAAAAGTAGCGGGTTATAGTGGGTTGGTCGTCGCAACTCCGTTTATTTTATATCAAATTACGATGTTCGTTTTACCCGGATTAACCCGCAAAGAACGCCGTTTATTAGTCCCCACCTTATTAGGTTCAAGTGTATTGTTTTTATTGGGTTTAGGCTTTGCTTATATTGCCTTAATTCCAGCAGCATTGAACTTTTTTGTTAGTTATGGCGCGGATGTGGTTGAACAATTCTTTTCCATTGAAAAATACTTTGAATTTGTTTTAGTCCTATTATTTTGTACCGGAATCGCCTTTCAAATTCCCGTAATTCAAGCCATTTTAGGCGGATTAAAAATCGTATCTTCCCAGCAAATGTTATCCGGTTGGCGATATGTTATTTTAGGAGGAGCCGTATTAGGGGCCGTGTTAACCCCATCTACTGACCCCCTCACCCAAAGTTTATTAGCTGGCGCTATATTAGGGCTTTATTTTGGCGGAATTGGCATTGTCAAAATGATTGAAAATACCTCAAAACCTTCTCAAAACCAATAA
- a CDS encoding putative succinate dehydrogenase iron-sulfur protein yields MRVKFNIVRQNPNTSREVQSYLLDVEPGNTILDCLNRIKWEQDGTLAFRKNCRNTICGSCSMGINGRSALACKENIGSEVARLQKIAEANSSQTPSNDIPEMTIAPMGNFPVIKDLVVDMSRFWDNLQTVEPYISTAGRAIPEREFLQTPEERSQLDQMGNCILCGACYSECNAVEVNPDFVGPHALAKAQRMVADSRDAKTEQRLEQYSQGTNGVWGCTRCFNCNSVCPMEVAPLDQITKIKHEILERKDASASRPIRHRKVLVELVKQGGWVDERKFAVMVVGNYFRDLKGLLSLGPVGMRVIMRGKFPLTFEPSEGTETVRSLIQSIQDLEKQP; encoded by the coding sequence ATGAGAGTTAAGTTTAATATTGTCCGCCAAAATCCTAATACCTCAAGGGAGGTGCAAAGTTATCTCCTCGATGTCGAACCCGGAAATACTATTTTAGACTGTCTTAACCGAATTAAATGGGAACAGGACGGAACTTTAGCCTTTAGAAAAAACTGTCGCAATACCATCTGTGGTAGTTGTTCCATGGGAATTAATGGCCGTTCTGCGTTAGCCTGTAAGGAAAATATTGGCAGTGAAGTTGCCCGTTTACAAAAAATTGCCGAGGCGAACTCCAGTCAGACTCCTTCAAACGATATCCCAGAAATGACTATTGCTCCGATGGGGAATTTCCCCGTGATCAAAGACTTGGTGGTGGACATGAGCCGTTTTTGGGATAACTTGCAAACCGTTGAACCCTATATTAGTACCGCAGGTCGGGCTATTCCTGAACGGGAATTTCTGCAAACCCCAGAAGAACGATCCCAACTTGATCAAATGGGCAACTGTATCCTCTGTGGGGCTTGTTATTCCGAATGTAATGCCGTCGAAGTTAACCCCGATTTTGTCGGGCCCCACGCCTTAGCTAAAGCTCAACGGATGGTAGCCGACTCCAGGGATGCCAAAACTGAACAACGTTTAGAACAATATAGCCAAGGAACCAACGGGGTTTGGGGCTGTACCCGTTGCTTTAACTGTAACTCTGTTTGTCCGATGGAGGTCGCCCCCCTAGATCAGATTACTAAAATTAAACATGAAATTCTCGAACGCAAAGATGCCAGCGCCAGTCGTCCCATCCGCCACCGGAAGGTTTTAGTGGAATTGGTAAAACAGGGAGGTTGGGTAGATGAACGCAAATTTGCTGTAATGGTAGTGGGGAATTATTTCCGCGATCTCAAGGGGTTACTCAGCTTAGGGCCCGTGGGAATGCGGGTGATCATGCGGGGTAAATTTCCCTTGACCTTTGAACCCTCTGAAGGCACAGAAACCGTGCGATCGCTCATTCAATCTATTCAAGACTTAGAAAAACAACCATGA
- a CDS encoding CAB/ELIP/HLIP superfamily protein, with protein MTSSTPSTPAQPNPQPEPAMGWTLYAEQINGRFAMLGFVLLIVLEFFTHQDLFTWLGLR; from the coding sequence ATGACTTCTTCCACACCTTCTACTCCAGCCCAACCCAACCCCCAACCCGAACCCGCCATGGGTTGGACTCTCTACGCCGAACAAATTAACGGCCGTTTTGCCATGTTGGGATTTGTTCTATTAATTGTATTAGAATTTTTTACCCATCAAGATTTATTCACTTGGTTGGGTTTACGTTAG
- a CDS encoding magnesium-protoporphyrin IX monomethyl ester aerobic oxidative cyclase: MVDSLKKPAFDEIRPGVKSPAKETILTPRFYTTDFEEMEKMDISVNEEELLAILEEFRVDYNRHHFVRDAQFDQSWDHIDGNTRGLFIEFLERSCTAEFSGFLLYKELSRRLKGKSPVLAECFELMSRDEARHAGFLNKAMSDFNLSLDLGFLTKNHQYTFFKPKFIFYATYLSEKIGYWRYITIYRHLEANPENRIYPIFRFFENWCQDENRHGDFFDAIMQSQPQMLNDWKAKLWCRFFLLSVFATMYLNDLQRADFYACLGLNARDYDIHVIEKTNQTAGRVFPVMLDVNNPEFYNRLDVCVKNNQQLTAIANSGSPKFVQFFQKLPYYLSNGWQLISLYFMKPIDITASQGAVY, from the coding sequence ATGGTAGATTCCCTGAAAAAACCCGCTTTTGACGAAATCCGACCTGGGGTAAAAAGCCCAGCGAAAGAAACCATTCTCACTCCTCGTTTCTATACGACGGATTTTGAGGAAATGGAGAAAATGGACATCTCCGTCAATGAGGAAGAACTCTTAGCCATTTTGGAAGAGTTTCGTGTAGACTACAACCGCCATCACTTTGTCCGGGATGCACAATTTGACCAATCCTGGGATCATATTGATGGAAATACCCGTGGTTTGTTCATCGAATTTTTAGAGCGTTCCTGCACCGCCGAATTTTCAGGTTTCCTGCTCTATAAAGAACTCAGCCGTCGTCTCAAGGGAAAAAGCCCGGTTTTGGCAGAGTGTTTTGAATTGATGTCTCGCGATGAAGCTCGTCATGCGGGTTTTCTGAATAAAGCGATGTCGGATTTTAACCTCTCCTTAGACCTAGGATTTTTGACCAAAAACCATCAATATACGTTTTTTAAACCGAAATTTATTTTTTACGCCACCTATTTGTCAGAAAAAATTGGGTATTGGCGCTATATCACGATTTATCGGCATTTAGAAGCGAATCCTGAAAACCGGATTTACCCGATTTTCCGCTTCTTTGAAAATTGGTGTCAGGATGAAAACCGTCATGGCGATTTCTTTGATGCCATCATGCAATCTCAACCCCAAATGCTGAATGATTGGAAGGCGAAACTCTGGTGTCGTTTCTTCTTATTATCTGTATTTGCAACAATGTATTTAAACGATTTACAACGGGCGGACTTCTACGCTTGTTTAGGTTTAAATGCCCGGGATTATGATATTCACGTCATTGAAAAAACCAATCAAACCGCAGGTCGTGTTTTCCCTGTGATGCTGGATGTAAATAATCCTGAGTTCTATAACCGGTTAGATGTTTGTGTGAAGAATAACCAACAGTTGACGGCGATCGCGAATTCTGGTAGTCCTAAATTCGTGCAATTCTTCCAAAAACTGCCCTATTATCTGTCTAACGGATGGCAATTAATTAGCCTGTACTTCATGAAACCGATTGATATTACCGCATCTCAAGGTGCTGTTTATTAA
- a CDS encoding putative protein transporter: MNIQEIFAKGGPAMWPLLILSILSMSVVIERIWFWGTTLTKEKQIVNRVIDSARRGQWGKAHQIAKQSSNQPMGRFLYAPLRLESPDPELFRLALEAGADEELAFMRRGDKIFEAVIAMSPLLGLLGTVLGLINSLGSIRLGDIGTSSSADVTLGIAEALISTATGLIVAIISLAFYRLFQGLMFGQAKIFRKAGNELELMYRQNWPYPKSQLQILETDEEEESEETNEPLLKFPLIDEDNNNSIPETEKRPKPVKKSESLEEEEKEEK; this comes from the coding sequence ATGAATATTCAAGAGATTTTTGCCAAGGGTGGGCCAGCAATGTGGCCATTGCTGATCTTGTCCATTCTGTCGATGAGTGTGGTCATAGAAAGGATTTGGTTTTGGGGTACGACCCTGACCAAAGAAAAACAAATCGTTAACCGAGTCATTGACTCAGCCCGACGGGGACAATGGGGGAAAGCCCATCAAATTGCTAAACAATCTAGCAATCAACCAATGGGACGGTTTCTCTATGCACCCCTACGGTTAGAGTCTCCCGACCCCGAACTTTTTCGTTTAGCCCTAGAAGCGGGGGCGGATGAAGAATTAGCCTTTATGCGTCGGGGGGATAAAATTTTCGAGGCGGTGATTGCCATGTCCCCTCTGTTGGGACTCTTGGGAACTGTGTTAGGGTTAATTAACTCTCTGGGTTCGATTCGTTTGGGTGATATCGGGACTTCATCCTCTGCGGATGTGACCTTGGGGATTGCGGAAGCCTTAATTTCCACTGCAACGGGATTAATTGTAGCGATTATTAGTTTGGCATTTTATCGATTGTTTCAGGGATTAATGTTTGGTCAAGCCAAAATATTTCGGAAAGCGGGAAACGAATTAGAATTGATGTATCGTCAGAATTGGCCATATCCAAAATCTCAGTTACAAATTCTTGAAACCGATGAGGAAGAAGAATCAGAAGAAACAAATGAGCCACTTTTGAAATTTCCTCTAATAGATGAAGACAATAATAACTCTATTCCTGAAACAGAAAAAAGGCCTAAACCCGTAAAAAAATCTGAGTCTTTGGAGGAGGAAGAAAAAGAGGAAAAATAA
- the mutS gene encoding DNA mismatch repair protein MutS, producing MSVPPSASSAPSVPDNSLPPNADYHLIDREKLSEMMHRYIEVKEQYPHALLLFRVGDFFECFFQDAITIAQELELVQTAKHGGKEIGRVPMTGVPHHAVERYATMLLEKGYAVAICDQVEDAEIAAREKRQVRREITRILTPGTLTDDGMLKGRKNNYLAAVVIAGDHWGLAYSDISTGEFLTTQSQNLEQLTQELMRLQPSEVLFPINAPDLGKMLRPGEKSSQLPDCLPNCFCYSLRSQFPFSLSEARNKILEQFQMRSLEGLGCDHLPLGVRAAGGLLDYLEDTQRQNQVPLQRLHTYTITDYLILDYQSRRNLEITQTVRDGTLHGSLLWALDKTSTAMGGRALRRWLLQPLLDLRGIRARHDTIQELVDNHELRYQLQQLLRQIYDLERLTGRAGNGTANARDLVALADSLAKLPELSVLVSRGNSPYLKSLQTVPPVLEELAHKIQSYLVESPPPHLKEGGIIRSGMDEQLDSLRVLAEADQQWLANLEIQERERTGISTLKVGFNKAFGYYISITRSKLDQAPNDYIRKQTLTNEERFITPELKEREARILTAKDDLNQLEYEIFLRLRLEVGEHSELIRDVSRAVAAIDVLSGLADIAVYQGYCRPEMVNSREVKIIEGRHPVVEKSLPPGFFVPNTAQLGSQEEGSETPEIKPYSHPDLIILTGPNASGKSCYLRQIGLIQLLAQVGSFVPAKSAKLGICDRIFTRVGAVDDLATGQSTFMVEMNETANILNHATQKSLVLLDEIGRGTATFDGLSIAWSVAEYLATEIRSRTIFATHYHELNELASIIPNVANYQVTVKELPDKIIFLHQVQPGGADKSYGIEAGRLAGLPDVVIQRAKQVMRQIEKHSKIAMGLRKGIKKQDKKDDSVEQLDIFEN from the coding sequence ATGAGCGTTCCCCCCAGTGCGTCCTCTGCTCCTTCAGTTCCCGACAATTCGCTTCCGCCCAATGCAGACTATCACCTGATCGATCGGGAAAAGTTATCGGAAATGATGCACCGCTATATCGAAGTCAAAGAACAATATCCCCATGCCTTATTATTATTTCGGGTGGGGGATTTCTTTGAGTGCTTTTTTCAGGATGCTATTACCATAGCTCAAGAATTGGAATTAGTGCAAACTGCAAAACACGGAGGGAAAGAAATTGGCCGAGTTCCGATGACGGGTGTTCCCCATCATGCAGTAGAACGCTATGCTACCATGCTATTAGAAAAAGGCTATGCGGTGGCGATTTGTGATCAAGTTGAAGATGCGGAAATTGCGGCCAGGGAAAAACGCCAAGTGCGTCGAGAAATTACCCGAATTTTAACCCCCGGAACTTTGACGGATGACGGAATGCTCAAGGGTCGTAAAAATAATTATTTGGCAGCAGTTGTGATTGCTGGAGATCATTGGGGGCTGGCTTATTCTGATATTTCTACGGGGGAATTTTTAACCACCCAATCCCAAAATTTAGAACAACTAACCCAAGAGTTAATGCGTCTACAACCGTCGGAAGTGTTGTTTCCTATTAATGCCCCGGATTTAGGAAAAATGTTGCGTCCAGGGGAAAAATCTAGTCAGTTACCGGACTGTTTACCGAATTGTTTTTGTTATTCCTTGCGATCGCAATTTCCCTTTAGTTTAAGTGAAGCCAGAAATAAAATTTTAGAACAATTTCAAATGCGTTCTTTAGAAGGATTAGGCTGTGATCATTTACCCCTAGGAGTACGAGCCGCCGGAGGATTATTAGATTATTTAGAAGATACTCAACGGCAAAATCAAGTTCCCCTACAAAGACTTCATACCTATACAATTACCGATTATTTAATCTTAGATTATCAAAGTCGCCGCAATTTAGAAATTACCCAAACCGTTCGAGATGGAACTTTACACGGTTCTTTATTATGGGCTTTAGATAAAACTAGCACCGCTATGGGAGGTCGGGCGTTGCGTCGTTGGTTATTACAACCATTATTAGATCTGCGAGGAATTAGAGCGCGCCATGATACAATTCAAGAGTTAGTTGACAACCATGAATTAAGATATCAGTTACAGCAATTACTCCGGCAAATTTATGATTTAGAAAGGTTAACCGGACGGGCGGGAAATGGCACTGCAAATGCCAGGGATTTAGTTGCTTTAGCAGATTCTTTAGCCAAATTACCGGAATTATCGGTTTTAGTCAGTCGGGGTAATTCTCCCTATTTAAAATCCCTACAAACTGTTCCCCCCGTATTAGAAGAATTAGCCCATAAAATTCAATCCTATTTAGTAGAGTCTCCGCCCCCACACTTGAAAGAAGGGGGGATAATTCGTTCGGGAATGGATGAACAATTAGACTCGCTGCGGGTATTAGCAGAAGCAGATCAACAATGGTTAGCAAATTTAGAAATTCAAGAACGGGAACGCACCGGAATTTCTACTTTAAAAGTAGGTTTTAATAAAGCCTTTGGCTATTATATTAGTATTACTCGTTCTAAATTAGATCAAGCTCCCAATGATTATATTAGGAAACAAACCTTAACCAATGAAGAACGATTTATTACCCCGGAATTAAAGGAACGAGAAGCCAGAATTTTAACCGCAAAAGACGATTTAAACCAATTAGAATATGAGATTTTTCTGCGATTAAGATTAGAAGTGGGAGAACACTCAGAATTAATTAGAGATGTATCGCGGGCGGTAGCCGCAATTGATGTTTTATCTGGGTTAGCGGATATTGCGGTTTATCAAGGTTATTGTCGTCCTGAAATGGTGAATAGTCGAGAAGTTAAAATTATTGAAGGTCGCCATCCCGTAGTTGAAAAATCCTTACCTCCGGGGTTTTTTGTTCCGAATACGGCTCAGTTGGGAAGTCAAGAAGAAGGGTCAGAAACCCCAGAAATTAAACCCTATTCTCACCCTGATCTAATTATTTTAACTGGGCCGAATGCCAGTGGTAAAAGTTGTTATCTAAGACAAATTGGCTTAATTCAATTATTAGCTCAAGTGGGTAGTTTTGTTCCGGCTAAATCGGCTAAATTAGGAATTTGCGATCGCATTTTTACCCGGGTGGGCGCAGTGGATGATTTAGCCACAGGTCAATCAACCTTTATGGTAGAAATGAATGAAACCGCTAATATTTTAAATCATGCAACTCAAAAATCCTTAGTGTTATTAGATGAAATTGGCCGAGGGACGGCTACCTTTGACGGTTTATCTATTGCTTGGTCAGTGGCGGAATATTTAGCCACAGAAATTCGTTCTCGGACAATTTTTGCTACCCATTACCACGAATTAAATGAACTCGCTTCAATTATTCCCAATGTGGCAAACTATCAAGTTACAGTTAAAGAATTACCCGATAAAATTATATTTTTGCATCAAGTTCAACCCGGAGGAGCCGATAAATCTTATGGAATTGAAGCGGGACGGTTAGCGGGTTTACCAGATGTTGTAATTCAACGGGCTAAACAAGTGATGCGTCAAATTGAAAAGCATAGTAAAATAGCCATGGGATTGAGAAAAGGAATTAAAAAACAGGATAAAAAAGATGATTCTGTAGAACAGTTAGATATTTTTGAGAATTAA
- a CDS encoding 3-hydroxyisobutyrate dehydrogenase, with amino-acid sequence MKTAFLGLGVMGGPMSVNLAASGYSVKAWNRTSDRLGVKIASEAGANIVSSIQEAVTDVDIIFTCVGDIPDVEAVILGEKGIINFAKPGAIVIDFSTIGSEAARRISQQLEPAKIQFLDAPVSGGDIGAKNGTLTIMVGGDQNTFETVKPLLETMGKTIRYCGKVGSGQGVKLCNQVLASLNMVGICEALLLAQKQGIDPNLVVEICSTGAAGSWALSNLGLKVAEGDFEPGFMIKHILKDLRIVQETLNCDPALPGTELADYLFKIVQKLDQGFGENQGTQAMIRAYKEADS; translated from the coding sequence ATGAAAACAGCATTTTTAGGTTTAGGGGTCATGGGTGGCCCCATGAGTGTCAACCTCGCAGCATCGGGATATTCTGTTAAGGCTTGGAATCGAACGAGCGATCGCCTGGGTGTTAAAATAGCGTCGGAAGCGGGTGCTAATATTGTTTCTTCTATTCAAGAAGCCGTTACGGATGTTGATATTATTTTTACCTGTGTGGGGGATATTCCTGACGTTGAAGCCGTGATATTAGGCGAAAAAGGCATCATTAATTTTGCCAAACCTGGGGCAATTGTGATTGATTTTAGTACCATTGGTTCAGAAGCTGCCCGTCGCATTTCCCAACAGCTTGAACCTGCTAAAATTCAATTCTTAGATGCTCCGGTTTCGGGGGGTGATATTGGAGCCAAAAACGGCACATTAACTATTATGGTCGGAGGGGATCAAAACACCTTTGAAACGGTAAAACCCCTGTTGGAAACTATGGGGAAAACAATTCGTTATTGTGGAAAAGTTGGCAGTGGTCAAGGGGTGAAATTATGTAATCAAGTTTTGGCTTCTTTAAATATGGTGGGTATTTGTGAAGCCCTATTATTAGCCCAAAAACAAGGTATTGATCCTAATTTAGTTGTGGAAATTTGCAGTACCGGAGCCGCCGGATCTTGGGCTTTATCGAATTTAGGATTAAAAGTCGCCGAGGGTGATTTTGAACCGGGCTTTATGATTAAACATATCCTCAAAGACCTCAGAATTGTTCAAGAAACTCTCAATTGTGATCCCGCTTTACCTGGTACTGAATTAGCTGATTATCTGTTTAAAATCGTCCAAAAATTAGATCAAGGATTCGGGGAAAATCAAGGGACACAAGCGATGATTCGAGCCTATAAAGAAGCCGATAGTTAA
- a CDS encoding diguanylate cyclase/phosphodiesterase with PAS sensor, which produces MKRDRISSENLARQVASIYAFLSSIWIFSSDQILQFLVPNPQSLTLIQSIKGGAFVVITTTILYFFVRLGTRRLEKSEQRYRTLFFAHPQPMWVYDIKTLKFLAVNEATIEHYGYSEAEFILMKITEIILPEEIPRLLESLSKIEMGLNRVGLWQHHKKDGTLISVEVTGHTLEWKGKFAEVILAQDITKRLQTKAELENYAFSDLLTGLASLSLLLERLQFVINYPSQNSNNFAILFLDIDRFKPLKYAFGHDLAEQLLIAVAQRLKTLVSPRDIVARVGTDEFAILFTDIANYNILTEKIERIHAALDFPFRLDTVTISSATSIGVVLDKLQSQRPEDYLQAADTAMYYAKQKGRGTTVFYEPSMAKVVAEHLQLEADLQRAIERQQLSLNYQPIVSLETQKVVGFEALVRWYHPDRGFVSPVQLINLAEKAGLIVSMGQWVLSQACKHLLEWQTRFPDLYVSVNLSEIQLRHPSLIQEVKRVLDSLQLPPFSLKLEITESSLMENITWSTGLLEQLKTLKIRLLIDDFGTGYSSLSYLQKLPVDTLKIDRSFVQNIEVNNKDFEIAKTIINLAHSLGLQVVTEGIETSQQVEIFQQLRCEFGQGYLFSPPLNPTEVMDFLNQNCSNNRPRCSPENR; this is translated from the coding sequence GTGAAACGCGATCGCATTTCATCCGAAAACCTAGCTCGTCAAGTTGCTAGTATTTATGCCTTTCTCAGTAGTATTTGGATTTTTTCATCCGATCAAATACTGCAATTTCTCGTGCCTAATCCCCAATCTTTGACCCTGATTCAGAGTATAAAAGGAGGAGCATTTGTTGTTATTACGACTACCATTCTCTACTTTTTTGTGCGCTTAGGAACTCGTCGTTTAGAAAAATCTGAACAACGGTATCGAACTTTATTTTTTGCCCATCCCCAACCGATGTGGGTTTATGACATAAAAACCCTTAAATTTCTAGCGGTTAATGAAGCAACAATCGAACATTATGGCTATTCAGAAGCAGAATTTATCTTGATGAAAATTACAGAAATTATACTTCCTGAAGAAATTCCGCGACTATTAGAAAGCCTATCTAAAATTGAAATGGGACTTAATCGAGTTGGACTATGGCAACATCATAAAAAAGATGGCACGTTAATATCTGTAGAAGTAACAGGTCATACTTTAGAATGGAAAGGTAAATTTGCCGAAGTAATTCTAGCTCAAGATATTACAAAACGGCTACAAACTAAAGCCGAATTAGAAAACTACGCTTTTAGTGATTTACTCACCGGATTAGCCAGTCTTAGTTTGTTATTAGAACGCCTACAATTTGTTATTAATTATCCGTCCCAAAACTCAAATAATTTTGCCATTTTATTCTTAGATATTGATCGATTTAAGCCTCTCAAATATGCCTTTGGTCATGATTTAGCAGAACAACTATTAATTGCCGTTGCCCAGCGCCTTAAAACCTTGGTCAGCCCCCGCGATATAGTTGCTCGGGTGGGAACCGATGAATTTGCAATTTTATTTACTGATATTGCCAATTATAATATTTTAACCGAAAAAATTGAACGTATTCATGCGGCTTTAGATTTTCCCTTTCGGTTGGATACGGTGACTATTTCATCGGCGACCAGTATTGGTGTGGTTTTGGATAAACTCCAGAGTCAACGTCCAGAAGATTATCTTCAAGCCGCCGATACTGCCATGTATTATGCCAAACAAAAAGGACGGGGAACAACGGTATTTTATGAGCCTAGTATGGCAAAAGTTGTAGCTGAACACCTGCAATTAGAAGCGGATTTACAACGGGCAATTGAACGTCAACAACTCAGTTTAAATTATCAACCAATTGTTTCCCTAGAAACTCAAAAAGTGGTGGGTTTTGAAGCCTTAGTGCGTTGGTATCATCCCGACCGGGGTTTTGTGTCTCCAGTTCAGTTAATTAATTTAGCCGAAAAAGCGGGATTAATTGTTTCCATGGGGCAATGGGTTTTATCCCAAGCCTGTAAACATTTATTAGAATGGCAAACCCGATTTCCTGACCTCTATGTGAGTGTTAATCTTTCGGAAATTCAGTTACGACATCCGAGTTTAATTCAAGAAGTTAAACGGGTCTTAGATTCTTTACAACTTCCACCATTTAGCTTAAAATTAGAAATTACAGAGAGCAGTTTGATGGAGAATATTACCTGGTCAACCGGATTATTAGAACAGTTAAAAACCCTTAAAATTCGATTATTAATTGATGATTTTGGCACGGGATATTCTTCCTTGAGTTATTTACAAAAGTTGCCCGTAGATACCTTGAAAATAGACCGCTCTTTTGTCCAGAATATCGAAGTTAATAATAAAGATTTTGAAATTGCTAAAACTATTATTAATTTAGCTCATAGTTTGGGTTTACAAGTGGTAACTGAAGGAATTGAAACCTCCCAGCAAGTTGAAATTTTTCAACAACTGCGCTGTGAATTTGGACAGGGATATTTATTCTCTCCTCCCCTAAACCCAACAGAGGTGATGGATTTTCTCAACCAAAACTGTTCAAATAACCGTCCTAGATGTTCACCTGAAAACCGTTAA
- a CDS encoding molybdopterin molybdochelatase, with translation MLPVEQVESIILSLVQPLDAEIDQEKVAITQVSGRILTKSVVSSLDFPHWDNSAMDGYAVRYQDVEDASIDHPKLLEIIEEIPAGSTPKSTIKMGQAARIFTGSCIPNGADIIVIQEDTKREGNQVKILSSPTKPQAFIRHQGSYYKAGEPLLTPGIPLDAAEIAVLAAAQCTQVPVYRRLRVALLSTGDELVTADTPLKRGQLVDSNQYALFTVVRNLGAEVIELGIIPDRPEVLKKAISQAIETADIVISTGGVSVGDYDYVEEILTELGGTIHIQSVAIKPGKPLTVAKFPNCLYFGLPGNPVSTLVTFWRFVQPAIKKQSGLLSQFWGPEFVKARSRQELKGGGKREIYVWGQLCLIDGEYEFQLAPGSQISGNLINLAQTTGLAVLPIGQSQINAGDTVKVLKIR, from the coding sequence ATGTTACCTGTAGAACAAGTAGAATCAATAATATTAAGTTTAGTCCAACCTTTGGATGCTGAAATTGATCAAGAAAAGGTGGCAATAACTCAAGTTTCTGGTCGAATTTTGACAAAATCTGTAGTGAGTTCATTGGATTTTCCCCATTGGGATAATTCGGCAATGGATGGATATGCAGTCCGATATCAAGATGTTGAGGATGCTTCCATAGACCATCCTAAATTATTAGAAATTATTGAAGAAATCCCGGCTGGATCTACTCCTAAATCTACAATTAAAATGGGACAAGCTGCCAGAATTTTTACAGGTTCTTGTATTCCAAATGGTGCGGATATTATTGTAATTCAGGAAGATACAAAACGGGAGGGAAATCAGGTTAAAATTTTATCGTCTCCCACCAAACCCCAGGCTTTTATTCGACATCAGGGCTCGTATTACAAAGCAGGAGAACCCCTGCTTACTCCTGGCATTCCTTTGGATGCTGCGGAGATTGCGGTGTTAGCAGCGGCACAATGTACCCAGGTTCCGGTTTATCGACGGTTGCGGGTGGCGTTATTATCAACGGGGGATGAATTAGTCACGGCTGATACCCCTTTAAAACGAGGACAATTAGTAGACTCTAATCAGTATGCGTTATTTACGGTGGTCAGGAATTTAGGGGCAGAAGTGATCGAATTAGGGATAATTCCTGATCGACCGGAGGTATTAAAAAAAGCTATTTCTCAAGCGATAGAAACAGCCGATATTGTGATCTCAACCGGGGGGGTTTCTGTTGGGGATTATGATTATGTTGAGGAAATTTTAACGGAATTAGGCGGAACTATTCATATCCAATCGGTGGCAATTAAACCGGGAAAACCTTTAACAGTAGCCAAATTCCCGAATTGTTTATATTTTGGTTTACCCGGAAATCCTGTTTCTACTTTAGTAACTTTCTGGCGTTTTGTCCAACCTGCGATTAAAAAACAATCGGGGTTATTATCTCAGTTTTGGGGGCCAGAATTTGTGAAGGCGCGATCGCGTCAAGAGTTAAAAGGAGGAGGAAAACGGGAAATTTATGTATGGGGTCAATTATGTTTAATTGATGGGGAATATGAGTTTCAATTAGCCCCCGGAAGTCAAATTTCTGGTAATTTAATTAATTTGGCACAAACAACGGGTTTAGCAGTTTTACCGATTGGTCAATCTCAAATTAATGCGGGGGATACTGTTAAGGTATTGAAAATTCGTTAA